One Dama dama isolate Ldn47 chromosome 16, ASM3311817v1, whole genome shotgun sequence DNA window includes the following coding sequences:
- the TAL2 gene encoding T-cell acute lymphocytic leukemia protein 2, giving the protein MTRKIFTNTRERWRQQNVNSAFAKLRKLIPTHPPDKKLSKNETLRLAMRYINFLVKVLGEQSLQQTGVAAPGNILGLFPQGPHLPDRTLLGDYQVPSPGSSHHIP; this is encoded by the coding sequence ATGACCAGAAAGATCTTCACGAACACCAGGGAGCGGTGGAGGCAGCAGAACGTCAACAGCGCCTTTGCCAAGCTGAGGAAGCTCATCCCCACTCACCCTCCGGACAAGAAGCTGAGCAAAAATGAAACACTTCGCCTGGCCATGAGGTATATCAACTTCCTGGTGAAGGTCTTGGGAGAGCAGAGCCTACAGCAAACAGGAGTGGCTGCTCCAGGAAACATTCTGGGCCTCTTCCCCCAAGGACCCCACCTGCCAGACAGGACTCTCCTTGGTGACTACCAGGTTCCATCACCCGGCTCAAGCCACCACATTCCGTAA